In one window of Chryseobacterium viscerum DNA:
- a CDS encoding phospho-sugar mutase, translating to MNTLEKAKLWLSDTFDKETRDAVQTLIDSNSPDLEDSFYRELEFGTGGMRGIMGVGTNRLNKYTLGQATQGLANYMLQQFKGEEIKVAIAYDVRNNSKEFGKLVADVLTANGIKVLLFKDHRPTPELSFTVRDKKCNGGIVLTASHNPPEYNGYKVYWNDGAQIVPPNDEAIINEVYSVKFEEIKFNGNDDLIEWIGEEQDDVYIDACIENSTYQNVGKENLNIVFTSIHGTTYTTIPKALEKAGFKKIDLVREQMIPSGNFPTVDSPNPEEPAALEMAMDLARITNADIVIGTDPDGDRLGIAVRNLDGEMQLLNGNQTNTILTYYILNEWRKQGRITGKEFIGSTIVTSDIFFDIAQKFGVECKVGLTGFKWIGKMIREAEGTQKFVCGGEESFGFMTGDFVRDKDSCGSILVACEIAAWCKANGKTMYQYMIEIYEDLGMYYEGLINIVRKGKEGAEEIQNMMKDFRENPPKELAGSLVEEVKDFKEQTSLTISTNEKKVMNDIPKSNVLIYYTQDGTKVCVRPSGTEPKIKFYVSVKDSITSEADFRDKLKSLEAKIGAVKTDLKLD from the coding sequence ATGAATACACTAGAAAAAGCGAAACTTTGGTTAAGTGATACCTTCGATAAAGAAACGAGAGATGCTGTACAGACATTGATCGACAGTAATTCTCCTGATCTGGAAGATTCTTTCTACAGAGAACTGGAATTCGGGACAGGAGGTATGCGTGGGATAATGGGAGTAGGAACCAACCGCTTGAATAAATATACATTAGGACAGGCTACTCAGGGATTGGCCAATTATATGCTGCAGCAGTTCAAAGGAGAAGAAATTAAAGTGGCCATTGCTTATGATGTTCGTAATAACTCAAAAGAATTCGGAAAACTGGTAGCAGATGTTTTAACAGCAAACGGAATTAAAGTATTGCTTTTCAAAGATCACAGACCCACTCCTGAATTGTCTTTCACTGTACGTGATAAAAAATGTAATGGGGGAATCGTGTTGACAGCTTCTCACAATCCGCCGGAATATAATGGTTATAAAGTATACTGGAACGACGGAGCACAAATTGTTCCGCCTAATGATGAAGCCATTATCAATGAAGTATATTCAGTAAAATTCGAGGAAATTAAATTCAACGGAAATGATGATCTGATCGAATGGATCGGAGAGGAGCAGGATGATGTGTATATTGATGCTTGTATTGAAAACTCTACCTATCAGAATGTTGGAAAAGAAAATTTAAATATTGTTTTCACTTCTATCCACGGAACAACCTATACTACCATTCCTAAAGCTTTAGAAAAGGCTGGATTCAAAAAAATAGATCTTGTAAGAGAACAGATGATCCCAAGTGGAAATTTCCCTACAGTGGATTCTCCAAATCCGGAAGAGCCTGCAGCGCTGGAAATGGCAATGGATCTGGCAAGAATTACCAATGCAGATATCGTGATCGGAACAGATCCTGATGGGGACAGATTGGGTATCGCTGTAAGAAATCTTGATGGTGAAATGCAATTATTGAATGGTAACCAAACCAATACAATCCTTACTTACTACATTCTTAATGAGTGGAGAAAACAAGGAAGAATTACCGGAAAAGAGTTCATCGGTTCTACCATCGTAACTTCAGATATCTTCTTTGATATTGCTCAAAAATTTGGTGTAGAGTGCAAAGTAGGTCTTACCGGATTCAAATGGATAGGAAAAATGATCCGTGAAGCAGAAGGAACACAGAAATTTGTATGTGGCGGTGAAGAAAGTTTCGGATTCATGACCGGAGATTTTGTACGTGATAAAGACTCTTGTGGAAGTATTCTTGTAGCTTGTGAAATTGCTGCATGGTGCAAAGCTAACGGAAAAACAATGTACCAATACATGATCGAGATTTATGAAGACCTTGGAATGTATTATGAAGGATTGATCAATATTGTAAGAAAAGGAAAAGAAGGAGCTGAAGAAATTCAGAATATGATGAAAGACTTCCGTGAAAATCCTCCAAAAGAATTGGCAGGTTCATTAGTTGAAGAAGTGAAAGACTTTAAAGAGCAGACAAGTCTTACCATTTCTACAAATGAGAAAAAAGTAATGAATGATATTCCAAAGTCTAACGTTTTGATCTATTACACACAGGATGGGACAAAAGTATGTGTAAGACCTTCAGGAACAGAGCCTAAAATCAAGTTCTATGTTTCGGTGAAGGATTCCATTACTTCAGAAGCAGATTTCAGAGACAAATTAAAATCATTGGAAGCTAAAATCGGAGCTGTTAAAACAGATTTGAAACTGGATTAA